From the Polaribacter gangjinensis genome, the window ATTTAGTGCGTAAAGTCTGTAAAAATGATTGATTATTTGGCACTATTGTTTTGATTGTAAAAGGTGCTTTTTCAATGAAAACTTCTGTGTTTTTCGGAACAGTTGTAATTCTAGAATCTAAAGAAATTAAAAAATCTTTTTCTCTAGAATTCGTGCTCAATTGAATCGTTTTTTCATCAGAAATAACCATGGGTCTTGCATTCAAATTGTGAGGTGCAATTGGCGTAATTACAAGGCTTTTTGAGTCTGGAGAAAGTACAGGTCCGTTACAACTTAATGAATATCCTGTAGATCCTGTTGGAGTTGCGATGATTAAACCATCAGCCCAATAATTGGTTAAATATTCAAAATTAATGCTGGTTTTTATACCAATCATTGATGTGGTATTTTTACGGGCAATTGTTACTTCGTTCAAGGCAAAATTCAGTTCTGTAAAACCTTCTAATTCAGGAATAGTTTTTACGGTTAATAATGAGCGTTCTTGAATGGTATATTCACCTTTAAAAATAAGATCAATATTTTCTTGAATGACATCTTTATGGATGGTTGCTAAAAAACCCAATCTGCCTGCATTGATTCCTAAAATGGGGATATTTAAATTTCTGATGTAAGTTACTGCTCTCAATATTGTGCCATCTCCACCAATGGTAAACATTACTTCAAAAGTGCTATTTAAATCGGCAAAACCAGCAAATGTATTGTATTCTTTCTCTAGAGATGTTTCTCTTTTTAAAGTATCGTAAAATTTTTTTTCGATGTAGCAAACACATCCTTTTTCTTCAAGAATATTTAATAAAGCATGAATTTCCTTTTCAGCAGAAATGGAATAAGATTGACCATAAATCGCTACTTTTTTCATTACATTTCTAGGTATTTTTGAAGATATTCTGATCTGTTTTTTAAATCTTCTAAATAAATATCATTCTCATGAGTTGAAATAATCTCGTAATTATATCTTCTGAAAGTATACATCATTTCATTGATATCAAAAGAAACAATTTTTAATGTAATATGCACAAAATCATCACTTTTTTCAGAAATGTAAGCACCTAATAATTTGCCTTTATTCACCTCAACAATTTGAGCAATTTCGCTCATGGAAAAATCATTTTCACTTTTTTTTACGATCAATGTTTCACTCACTTCAGTCATAAAAGGACTTGTTGAAAAAACATCCAATACATCACGCAAATCATAATATCCTAAGTAGTTTTTTTCTTCATTTAAAACAGGAATAATGTTGGTATCATTGTCTGCAAAAATTTTTAACAATTCTAAAACAGTTGCTTTTTCATCCGCAAAAAATGAACTTAATAAATGAGCGTAAGCAACCAATTCACCTTTTTCATGTTCTATAATTCGGATATCATCTTCAGCAAAAGAACCCAATAATTTATTGTTTTCCAAAACTGGAAAATGAGTCAAAGGATACTCTTTAAAAAGCTTTTTTGCACTCTTGATACTGCTATCAAGGCGTAAAGGCTCAATTTCTGTTAGTATGTGATTTGTAATGTTCATTTTGTACGAAGATAGGATAAAATGTTTGAATGATTTATCTTTGCAAACTAATTTTTACTCAATGACAAAGTTAAGTGTAAATATCAACAAAATTGCAACTTTGCGCAATTCGAGAGGTGGAAATGTGCCGAATTTATTGAAAGTTGCCCAAGATATTGAACGTTTTGGCGCGCAGGGAATTACGATTCATCCAAGACCAGATGAACGTCATATTCGTTATCAAGATGCAAGAGATTTAAAAAATATTGTAAAAACCGAATATAATATTGAAGGAAATCCTGTAAAATCATTTATGGATTTGGTGTTGCAAGTTAAGCCAACTCAGGTAACTTTGGTTCCTGATGCTGATGATGCAATTACTTCAAATGCAGGTTGGGATACCATTACTCATCATTCTTTTTTGAAAGAAGTAATTCAAGAATTTCAACAAAATGGCATTAGAACTTCTATTTTTATTGATACTGATTTACGTTTGATGGAAGCTGCTGCAAAAACTGGAACTGACAGAATTGAATTGTACACAGAACATTTTGCAAGTGAGTTTGAAAAAGGCAATAAAAATGCTGTAAAACCCTATACTGAAGCGGCAATTTTAGCACACAAATTAGGTTTGGGAATCAATGCAGGGCATGATTTAAGTCTCCAAAACATTCAATTTTTTAAAGAGAATATTCCCAATTTAGCAGAGGTTTCTATTGGTCATGCACTGATTTCAGAAAGTTTGTATTTAGGATTGGAAAATGTGGTGAATATGTATTTGAACAAATTACAATAAGATGGAATTACTTCACTCAAAAATCATTGGAAAAGGAAAACCATTGCTCATTTTACATGGCTATTTTGGATCGGGAGATAATTGGAAAACATTGGGAAGTCAGTTTTCTGAACACTTTGAAGTGCATTTGATTGACCAAAGAAATCATGGACGTAGTTTTCATTCTGATGAATTTTCGTATGAATCAATGGTAGAAGATTTGCATCATTATATGCAACATTATCAGCTAGAAAATGTTCATTTAATTGGGCATTCTATGGGTGGAAAAACAGCCATGTTATTTGCAGTTACTTACCCAAATTTGGTAGATAAATTGGTGGTTGTAGATATTTCGCCAAAAGCATACAAACCTCATCATCATGCTATTTTAGCAGGATTAAATTCGGTTGATTTTACCATTCACAATTCAAGAGATTTGGTTGATGAACAATTGTCAAAATTGATTCCTGAGTTTGGTGTTCGTCAATTTTTGATGAAAAATATTTATTGGAAAGACAAAGGCGTTTTAGGATTTAGATTTCATTTAGACGCATTGACAAAAAATAATCCAGAAGTTGGTAAACCTTTACCTGTAAATACCAAATTTGAAAAAGAAACTCTGTTTTTAAAAGGAGAAAATTCAGATTATATCAATCAAAATGAAGCCTTGATTATTGATGTTCATTTTCCAAAAAGTCAAATTGTAACTATCAAAAATGCAGGTCATTGGTTGCATGCAGAGAATCCAGAACAGTTTTATGAGGTTGTTTTTGGGTTTTTGAAATAGAATTTTAAAAGGAGAATAATTTATATTCTTAGCATTTCATCTTATTTAATATACATAAAATGACAGAAATTGATTTTTGGAATGGCAATAGATCCGAAATTAGACAATTGTATGAGCGCGAAATTTTGGAGGCTGTTTTAAAATCAACAATTAAAAAATATGGAGATTTTAGCATCAAAGAATCCTTTACAGAATATTCAGGAACTGAAGAATCAAAGGCTTTTAGTAAAAAAAATCACCATCTTTTAGTAACAATTGCAGGAAATCAAAAGTTTGCTGATGAAGAAAAAATTGTCATTTCAAAACCCATTGCTAAGAATTTATTAGGCTATCGAATTTTAATCATCAATGCTAAGGATGCTAAAAAATTTAGTGAAATAAAAGAGGCTGAAATTCTAAAAAAATACGTTCAAGGAATTCCTGAAACTTGGAGTGATGCAGCTATTTTTAGATACAACAACTTTATTGTTTCTGAAGAAGGAAATTTTGATGATATTTTTAAACGACTTTCCAGAGCAAATTTTGATTACGTTACATTTGGAGCCAATGAAGTTTTGAGTGTCTTTGAAAATCGAGCTTCAAAACTAAAAACCTTGGAAATTGAATCTAAATTATTGATTTTTTATCCATTTCCACTCGTTTTTTATGTGAATCCTACAATGCCTGAACTGGCAAAAAGAGTAGAGGAAGGTTTGCAAATAATTACAGCATCTGGAGAATTGGATGCTATTTTCAATAACTATTATTCAGATATTGTTGATACATTGCAAATGGATAAAAGAACACTTTTTGTGCTCGATAATCCATTGATTCCAAATGAATTTGCAAATTTACAACCCAATTTAGTTGAATTATGATTTTTAATTCAACAAGCAAAAGAAACATTTAAACATTAGAAACAATTTTTAAAAAAATGAACTTACAAAACGCACAACAACAAGTTGATGAATGGATTAAAAATCACGGAGTTCGTTATTTTAACGAACTAACAAATATGGCCCAACTTACAGAAGAAGTAGGCGAAGTTGCCAGAATTATTGCAAGACGTTATGGCGAGCAAAGTGAAAAAGAGTCGGATAAAAACAAAGATTTAGGCGAAGAATTGGCTGATGTTGTTTTTGTAGTTTTGTGTTTGGCGAATCAAACGGGTGTAAATTTGCAAGAGGCTTTTGAAAAAAAATTAGACTTAAAAACCAAACGCGATCACGATCGTCATCAAAATAATCAAAAATTACAACCATGAGTTTTTTAAAAAAAATACAACAACCTAAATTTTTACCTAATTTTTTAAAAGTAGCCATTCCTTTTTTTGTTTTGGTTACTATCTTTTCATTAGCAATCAATAGTTGGAGCGATATTTTTGCTGGAGATTTTGCAAAAGTAGCAGAAGCAAATTTTAACAACGGAAAATGGAAAGCTTTTTTTGGTTATAAAATTGTGTTTAGTGCCATTTATGGGTTGTATATCACAAATAAAAATATGAAATAAAAAAAGCGACTTGTAAGTCGCTTTTTTTATTTAATTTATTGAAAATCAATCAATTTGAATCAAATCAATAATGCTTTCTTTCACTTTTTGATTCAGTTCTTTTACGCCATTATCAAACAGTGAATACAATTTTGCAAGTTCGATATCAATTTCTTTTACAATTTCATTTTTAAATTCAATAGCTTGATTAGTAGGAGCGTAATTTCCAATTCGTGTCAAAGAGTTCAAATGTGCCAATTTATTATTCAATCTGATTGGAAAATTCAACGGATCTTGACTACTTTTACTTTTTGTTTGATACAAAGTTTCTTCAATTACTGTTATATCTTTCACTAATTTCGTAGCAAAATCCAACAATTCTTTGTGAGTTTTGGTGTCTTTGATTGATTTTTTCAATACATCAACTTGCGATCTTACTTTTTGAACATTTTTTAATGCTTTGTGAATTTCAGTCACCTTTGTGTTGATATCATTGATAAAATCAAATTGCGCTTTCATATCATTTTCTGTTGCTTCCGACATTGGATTTCTCAAAATCGAAAAATTTTCAGATTTTTTAATTTCATTTACAGCCAATTCTACTTTATAATTTCCAGGTAATGCCATTGGTCCACTTAATGATGCCCACCATAAAATCATTCCTTCAACAGATTCTGCTCCATCATACATCATATTCCAATTGAAAAGATTGTTTCCGTCTTTAACAGTGAGCTTTTCTTCTTTTTTATCCTTATTAGGTTTTGTGGAAAATGTTTTAATCAATGTATTTTTTGCATCATAAAATGACAAAGAAATAATGTCTTTTTCCTCTATTTTATCGATATAAAAATTAACTGAAACACCTCCAGCGTGATTGGTTCCTTCAGTTTTTGAAGTTCTTCCATTGCCACCACTTAAATTATAGGCATCAATTGGTTTGTATAGAACCACTTTTTCTTTATAAATAGTACTATTTAGTTGATGTAATGGTGTTAAATCATCAATAATCCAAATAGATCTTCCTTGTGTTGCTGCAATCAAATTATCGTTTTTAATAGCTAAATCTGTAATTGGAACAATGGGTAAATTTTGCTGAAATGTTTGCCAATTTTTACCATCATCAAAGGAAATATACATCCCTTTTTCAGTACCTGCATACAACAAACCTTTTCTTTTTGGATCGGCTCTTAAGGCTCTTGTAAAACTCTCTCCTTCAATTCCAGATACAATCAATTCCCAAGTTTTTCCGTAGTTTTCTGTTTTATAAATATACGGTTTGTAATCTCCTGATTTGTATTTTGTTCCAACTATATAAGCTCCTCCTTTGGTAAAAGGATCTGCTTCAATGCAATTGATCATCATCCATTCTGGCATTTTTTTAGGAGTCACATTTTCCCAATTTTTTCCATTGTCTTTTGAAACGTGTACCAAACCATCATCAGATCCAGTCCAAATCAAACCTGGTTCAAAAGCAGATTCTGTTGCGGCGAAAATAGTTCCATAATACTCAACACCTGTATTGTCTTTGGTGATTGGACCTCCAGAAGGACCTAATGTTTTTGGGTCATTCCTTGTTAAATCGGGACTGATTAACTGCCAAGATTGTCCTTCATCTTCTGTTACATGCAAATGATTGGATGCTGCATACAGTCTTTTTTTATTATTTGGTGAAAAGAAAATCGGGAAATTCCATTGAAAACGGTATTTGAAATCTTCAGCTCCATGTCCCATAGGATCATCAGGCCAAACATTGATGGCACGTGTTTCATTAGTTTTATG encodes:
- a CDS encoding nucleotide pyrophosphohydrolase codes for the protein MNLQNAQQQVDEWIKNHGVRYFNELTNMAQLTEEVGEVARIIARRYGEQSEKESDKNKDLGEELADVVFVVLCLANQTGVNLQEAFEKKLDLKTKRDHDRHQNNQKLQP
- a CDS encoding WD40/YVTN/BNR-like repeat-containing protein, with amino-acid sequence MKKIVFFVISLFFVTAAKVNAQKSVDKVSEAYFSAVEWRNIGPFRGGRSAAVTGVANKANLFYMGSTGGGVWKTTDAGNTWENISDGFFGGSVGAVAVSESDNNVIYVGMGEKTVRGNVSSGDGIWKSENAGKTWKHVGLSTSRHIPRVRIHPKNSDIVFAAVLGDIYKPTQDRGVYKSVDGGETWKKVLFADENSGAIDLIIDPNNPRILYATTWDVRRTPYSLSSGGKGSAMYKSNDGGETWTNISTNKGLPNGIWGISGITVSPVNSDIVWALIENEKGGVYKSTDAGKTWNLINSERKLRQRAWYYTRLYADTQDENILYVLNVNYHKSTDGGKTYKTYNAPHGDHHDLWIAPEDNQRMIIGDDGGAQISFDAGENWSTYMNQPTAQFYRLTTDNHFPYRIYSAQQDNSTIRISHRTSERFITESDWQETAGGESAHIAVDPLNDDIVYGGSYGGFLTRVNHKTNETRAINVWPDDPMGHGAEDFKYRFQWNFPIFFSPNNKKRLYAASNHLHVTEDEGQSWQLISPDLTRNDPKTLGPSGGPITKDNTGVEYYGTIFAATESAFEPGLIWTGSDDGLVHVSKDNGKNWENVTPKKMPEWMMINCIEADPFTKGGAYIVGTKYKSGDYKPYIYKTENYGKTWELIVSGIEGESFTRALRADPKRKGLLYAGTEKGMYISFDDGKNWQTFQQNLPIVPITDLAIKNDNLIAATQGRSIWIIDDLTPLHQLNSTIYKEKVVLYKPIDAYNLSGGNGRTSKTEGTNHAGGVSVNFYIDKIEEKDIISLSFYDAKNTLIKTFSTKPNKDKKEEKLTVKDGNNLFNWNMMYDGAESVEGMILWWASLSGPMALPGNYKVELAVNEIKKSENFSILRNPMSEATENDMKAQFDFINDINTKVTEIHKALKNVQKVRSQVDVLKKSIKDTKTHKELLDFATKLVKDITVIEETLYQTKSKSSQDPLNFPIRLNNKLAHLNSLTRIGNYAPTNQAIEFKNEIVKEIDIELAKLYSLFDNGVKELNQKVKESIIDLIQID
- a CDS encoding NAD kinase: MKKVAIYGQSYSISAEKEIHALLNILEEKGCVCYIEKKFYDTLKRETSLEKEYNTFAGFADLNSTFEVMFTIGGDGTILRAVTYIRNLNIPILGINAGRLGFLATIHKDVIQENIDLIFKGEYTIQERSLLTVKTIPELEGFTELNFALNEVTIARKNTTSMIGIKTSINFEYLTNYWADGLIIATPTGSTGYSLSCNGPVLSPDSKSLVITPIAPHNLNARPMVISDEKTIQLSTNSREKDFLISLDSRITTVPKNTEVFIEKAPFTIKTIVPNNQSFLQTLRTKLLWGEDTRNEINL
- a CDS encoding CBS domain-containing protein — encoded protein: MNITNHILTEIEPLRLDSSIKSAKKLFKEYPLTHFPVLENNKLLGSFAEDDIRIIEHEKGELVAYAHLLSSFFADEKATVLELLKIFADNDTNIIPVLNEEKNYLGYYDLRDVLDVFSTSPFMTEVSETLIVKKSENDFSMSEIAQIVEVNKGKLLGAYISEKSDDFVHITLKIVSFDINEMMYTFRRYNYEIISTHENDIYLEDLKNRSEYLQKYLEM
- a CDS encoding alpha/beta fold hydrolase: MELLHSKIIGKGKPLLILHGYFGSGDNWKTLGSQFSEHFEVHLIDQRNHGRSFHSDEFSYESMVEDLHHYMQHYQLENVHLIGHSMGGKTAMLFAVTYPNLVDKLVVVDISPKAYKPHHHAILAGLNSVDFTIHNSRDLVDEQLSKLIPEFGVRQFLMKNIYWKDKGVLGFRFHLDALTKNNPEVGKPLPVNTKFEKETLFLKGENSDYINQNEALIIDVHFPKSQIVTIKNAGHWLHAENPEQFYEVVFGFLK
- a CDS encoding pyridoxine 5'-phosphate synthase, which translates into the protein MTKLSVNINKIATLRNSRGGNVPNLLKVAQDIERFGAQGITIHPRPDERHIRYQDARDLKNIVKTEYNIEGNPVKSFMDLVLQVKPTQVTLVPDADDAITSNAGWDTITHHSFLKEVIQEFQQNGIRTSIFIDTDLRLMEAAAKTGTDRIELYTEHFASEFEKGNKNAVKPYTEAAILAHKLGLGINAGHDLSLQNIQFFKENIPNLAEVSIGHALISESLYLGLENVVNMYLNKLQ